A stretch of Henckelia pumila isolate YLH828 chromosome 4, ASM3356847v2, whole genome shotgun sequence DNA encodes these proteins:
- the LOC140864935 gene encoding uncharacterized protein — MCPPAQPPFSLPEIGLYWSDEQVFLFLDGYTPGICIPNNMLAGSIPYLYRPANLPEGIWYLVQSNEKKESVFGSWKLKGQACEIYSNSVINGWRSTLEYYEGESSHAQRTDWVMQEYSITQKELLSDKNNPREFTSLCRVFHCNGSNHINEAYTKDCKNTIESKDITSRASVIPKTDNTSEQDSKSESKANSSPQEIDDFNCFLRGDFLELNDLDGPESHSSSSQNSSCPSKLSDEYFDSLALLRELEEGDVADTEGNYMSSRYNITTSVKSNDVIMVPPSSESIITGAASISKNEPLTDELMLEHSTKRDVPETRNEGNSNFCAGEKKQNDAGRKKMRFKQYFCFAYF, encoded by the exons ATGTGTCCTCCGGCGCAGCCGCCGTTTTCTCTTCCTGAAATTGGTCTCTACTGGAGTGACGAGCAAGTATTTTTGTTCCTGGATGGATACACACCAGGAATCTGTATCCCAAATAACATGCTGGCAGGTTCAATCCCTTACCTGTACCGGCCCGCCAACTTGCCAG AAGGGATTTGGTACTTAGTACAGTCGAATGAGAAAAAAGAATCAGTTTTTGGATCCTGGAAGCTCAAAGGACAAGCCTGTGAGATATACTCGAACTCTGTGATAAATGGATGGCGATCTACTCTAGAATATTACGAAGGCGAATCCTCTCATGCTCAAAGAACAGATTGGGTTATGCAAGAGTATAGCATTACTCAAAAGGAATTATTGTCTGATAAAAATAACCCAAGG GAGTTCACGTCATTGTGTAGAGTCTTCCACTGCAACGGGAGTAACCACATAAATGAGGCATACACCAAAGACTGCAAAAACACTATTGAATCAAAGGATATTACTTCAAGGGCATCGGTTATTCCAAAAACTGATAATACCTCGGAGCAAGATTCTAAAAGTGAATCTAAG GCAAACTCTTCTCCGCAAGAAATCGACGACTTCAATTGTTTCTTGAGAGGAGACTTCTTGGAATTGAATGATTTAGATGGTCCTGAATCACATTCTTCGAGTTCACAGAACTCAAGCTGTCCTAGCAAGTTATCTGATGAATATTTTGATTCGTTGGCCTTATTACGCGAACTTGAGGAAGGGGATGTTGCTGATACAGAGGGAAACTATATGAGTTCTAGATACAATATCACCACATCAGTTAAATCAAATGATGTAATTATGGTTCCTCCCTCATCAG AATCTATAATCACCGGAGCTGCAAGTATTTCCAAAAATGAGCCTTTAACAGACGAACTCATGCTAGAGCATTCTACAAAAAGGGATGTGCCGGAAACAAGAAATGAAGGCAATTCAAATTTTTGTGCTGGGGAAAAGAAGCAGAATGATGCAGGCAGAAAGAAAATGAGGTTTAAGCAGTATTTCTGTTTCGCTTACTTTTAA
- the LOC140865763 gene encoding uncharacterized protein has protein sequence METGFDETMSRQPTSPSCSGSDSSDAGNFECNICFELAQDPIVTLCGHLYCWPCLYKWLHIHSRSHECPVCKAGIEEEKLVPLYGRGKNSTDPRSKSIPGMEIPRRPIGQRPETAPPPGPNANAYAQQGYGFMGGFGPFGGFAPVATARYGNFTLLTALGGLVPSMFNIQVHGFPVANMHRAGPGFHYGYSDAFHGGHAQGFPSPQRADPQEQADSTLKLLLLVIGLGLLLTLIWG, from the coding sequence ATGGAAACTGGGTTTGATGAAACAATGAGCAGGCAGCCCACTAGCCCATCATGCTCTGGGAGTGACAGCAGTGATGCAGGAAATTTCGAGTGTAATATCTGCTTTGAATTGGCTCAAGACCCGATCGTTACACTTTGTGGTCACCTATACTGCTGGCCCTGTCTGTATAAATGGCTGCATATTCACTCTCGCTCGCATGAATGCCCTGTTTGTAAGGCTGGAATTGAGGAGGAGAAGTTGGTTCCTCTCTATGGGCGGGGCAAGAACTCGACGGATCCTCGCTCTAAATCGATTCCAGGAATGGAGATTCCTCGCCGCCCCATTGGACAAAGACCTGAGACAGCTCCTCCTCCGGGTCCAAATGCTAATGCATATGCACAGCAAGGATATGGATTTATGGGCGGTTTTGGCCCGTTTGGCGGTTTTGCACCTGTGGCTACTGCCCGTTATGGGAATTTTACATTATTAACAGCGCTGGGAGGTCTCGTTCCATCTATGTTTAACATTCAAGTTCATGGCTTTCCGGTTGCCAACATGCACAGGGCAGGCCCCGGTTTCCACTACGGGTATTCTGATGCATTCCATGGAGGACATGCTCAGGGGTTCCCGTCACCCCAGCGTGCAGATCCGCAAGAACAGGCAGATTCTACACTTAAGCTTCTTCTGTTGGTAATTGGTTTAGGTTTGCTCCTGACTCTAATTTGGGGTTAA
- the LOC140863804 gene encoding probable galacturonosyltransferase-like 1 has product MKKPKQAISSLIFFISNIFLFLATSLATQKNHRIPIPRTFREAPKFYNAPHCPYVFDDDTKTNDDDNKNKNNVCLSSSDKIVHVAMTLDSAYIRGSLAAILSVLQHTSCPQNVFFHFVTAASASASLLRTTIAGSFPYLNFRIYPFRDSAMAGLISTSIRSALDCPLNYARSYLADLLPPCVHRVVYLDSDLILVDDIAKLAATPLGGDKVLAAPEYCTANFTSYFTPTFWSSPSLSLTFSDRKACYFNTGVMVIDLNRWRAGDYTRKIEEWMELQKRMRIYELGSLPPFLLVFAGNIAPVDHRWNQHGLGGDNLRGLCRDLHPGPVSLLHWSGKGKPWARLDANRPCPLDALWAPYDLLKPPFSFDS; this is encoded by the coding sequence ATGAAGAAGCCCAAACAAGCAATCTCCTCTCTAATATTTTTCATCTCCAACATTTTCTTGTTTTTAGCCACTTCTCTTGCTACACAAAAAAATCATAGAATCCCAATCCCACGAACATTTAGAGAAGCCCCAAAATTCTATAATGCACCACACTGCCCTTATGTTTTTGATGACGATACCAAAACCAACGACGAcgacaacaaaaacaaaaacaacgtATGTTTGTCTTCCTCCGATAAGATTGTCCACGTTGCGATGACATTGGATTCGGCCTACATCCGAGGCTCCTTGGCCGCCATCCTCTCCGTCCTCCAACACACGTCATGCCCGCAAAACGTCTTCTTTCACTTCGTCACAGCCGCCTCCGCCTCCGCCTCCCTCCTCCGCACCACCATCGCCGGCTCCTTCCCATATCTCAACTTCCGAATCTACCCTTTCCGTGACTCGGCCATGGCGGGCTTAATCTCCACCTCCATCCGCTCCGCCCTCGACTGCCCACTCAACTACGCACGTAGCTACCTGGCTGACCTCTTGCCGCCGTGTGTCCACCGTGTCGTGTACCTCGATTCCGACCTGATCCTCGTCGACGACATTGCCAAGCTGGCTGCCACCCCCCTCGGCGGAGACAAAGTCTTGGCGGCGCCGGAGTACTGCACCGCCAATTTCACCTCGTACTTCACCCCAACATTCTGGTCAAGCCCTTCGCTCTCTCTGACGTTCTCCGACCGGAAAGCCTGCTACTTCAACACCGGGGTGATGGTGATCGACCTGAACCGGTGGCGGGCCGGAGATTACACGAGAAAGATCGAAGAATGGATGGAGTTGCAGAAGAGAATGAGAATATACGAACTTGGATCTTTACCACCATTTTTACTGGTTTTTGCCGGAAATATCGCCCCGGTGGATCACAGATGGAATCAACACGGGCTCGGCGGAGACAACCTCCGCGGGCTTTGCCGGGACTTGCATCCGGGCCCGGTCAGCCTGCTCCACTGGAGTGGGAAAGGGAAGCCATGGGCGAGACTCGACGCTAACAGGCCGTGTCCATTGGATGCACTTTGGGCACCTTATGATCTGTTGAAGCCTCCCTTTTCATTTGATTCATGA